The following coding sequences lie in one Vitis vinifera cultivar Pinot Noir 40024 chromosome 19, ASM3070453v1 genomic window:
- the LOC100255434 gene encoding squamosa promoter-binding-like protein 3, with protein sequence MESKSSTTPKALETKLAFKEKVAPKQETGAIDFDFEEEEDDDDDYPYGGRALFKDDDGINKKKKTVAAVSGSRSGGGGVGSPCCQAEKCGADLTDAKRYHRRHKVCEVHAKAAMVEVAGLRQRFCQQCSRFHELSEFDEAKRSCRRRLAGHNERRRKGASESQNAEGSGGKEKENQCRQAEERAAGRVEINLPGTSSYKHFQIR encoded by the exons ATGGAATCCAAGTCTTCTACCACCCCAAAAGCCCTGGAAACCAAGCTTGCTTTCAAAGAAAAAGTTGCGCCAAAGCAAGAGACTGGTGCAATTGACTTTGactttgaagaagaagaagatgatgatgatgattaccCTTATGGTGGTAGGGCGCTGTTTAAGGATGATGATGGTAttaacaagaagaagaaaacggTGGCTGCTGTGTCAGGTAGCCggagtggtggtggtggggtgGGGTCGCCCTGCTGCCAGGCGGAGAAGTGTGGGGCTGACTTGACTGATGCCAAGCGGTATCATCGACGGCATAAGGTCTGTGAGGTTCATGCCAAGGCAGCGATGGTTGAGGTGGCCGGGCTCCGGCAGCGGTTTTGTCAGCAATGCAGCAG GTTCCATGAGTTGTCTGAGTTTGATGAAGCCAAGAGGAGTTGCCGGAGGCGGTTGGCCGGCCACAATGAGAGGCGGAGGAAGGGTGCATCGGAGTCTCAGAATGCAGAAGGGTCAGGCgggaaagagaaggaaaatcaGTGCAGGCAAGCCGAGGAAAGAGCTGCAGGCAGAGTTGAGATCAACCTCCCTGGAACCTCTTCTTATAAGCATTTCCAGAtcagatga
- the LOC100260504 gene encoding phytosulfokine receptor 2: MVMLEFTPMTFLKWALLACLVCSSLSLQIPNLTQSCDPNDLRALKEFAGNLTNGSIFFLWSNDSHCCRWDGVGCEDSNNGSVASRVTSLILPHKGLKGVNLTALGRLDHLKFLDLSSNQLDGELPMELSNLHQLEVLDLSYNKLLGPVSRSLLGLKSIKSLNISSNLFSGDFLGVGGFLNLVVFNISNNFFNGSISSQFCSSSNAIQMIDLSMNHFTGGLEGLGNCSFTSLQNLHVDYNSLSGQLPEFLFSLPSLEQLSIPGNNFSGHLSRKLSKLHSLKALVIFGNRFRGPIPNVFGNLTQLEILIAHSNSFYGVLPSTLALCSKLRVLDLRNNSLTGRIDLNFTGLPHLCALDLATNHFSGFLPNTLSSCRELKLLSLAKNDLRGPVPESFANLKYLSVLTLSNNSFVNLTEALSVLQQCKNLTTLILTKNFHGEEIPKNVKGFESLMIFALGYCALRGQIPYWLLNCKKLQVLDLSWNHLDGSIPPWIGEMENLFYLDFSNNSLTGRIPKSLTELKSLIFTKCNSSNITTSAGIPLYVKRNQSANGLQYNQVSSFPPSIFLSNNRINGTIWPEIGKLKQLHVLDLSRNNITGTIPDSISNMGNLEVLDLSCNDLHGEIPSSLNKLTFLSKFSVADNQLRGMIPTGGQFLSFPNSSFEGNPGLCGEVYIPCDTDDTMDPKPEIRASSNGKFGQGSIFGITISVGVGIALLLAVVWLRMSRRDVGDPIVDLDEEISRPHRLSEVLGSSKLVLFQNSGCKDLSVADLLKSTNNFNQANIIGCGGFGLVYKANLPDGTRAAIKRLSGDCGQMEREFRAEVEALSRAQHKNLVSLQGYCRHGNDRLLIYSYMENGSLDYWLHERVDGGSFLTWDTRVKIAQGAGRGLAYLHKVCEPSVVHRDIKSSNILLDETFEAHLADFGLSRLLRPYDTHVTTDLVGTLGYIPPEYSQTLTATFKGDVYSFGVVLLELLTGRRPVEVCKGKNCRDLVSWVFQMKSEKKEEQIMDSSVWDKDREKQFLEVLGIACRCIDQDPRQRPSIDQVVSWLDAVGKEGV; this comes from the coding sequence ATGGTGATGCTGGAATTCACTCCAATGACTTTCCTCAAGTGGGCATTGTTGGCTTGTCTTGTTTGTTCCTCTTTAAGCCTTCAAATTCCAAACCTAACCCAATCCTGTGATCCAAATGATTTGCGTGCACTGAAGGAATTTGCAGGAAACCTCACCAATGGGTCAATTTTCTTCCTTTGGTCCAATGATTCTCACTGCTGTAGATGGGATGGTGTTGGTTGTGAGGATTCTAATAATGGGTCGGTTGCTAGTAGAGTCACTAGCTTGATTCTGCCCCACAAAGGCCTCAAAGGAGTGAATTTAACAGCTTTGGGTCGTTTAGATCATTTGAAATTCCTTGATCTTTCAAGCAATCAACTAGATGGTGAATTACCCATGGAGCTCTCAAATCTGCATCAGCTGGAAGTTCTTGATTTGAGCTACAACAAGCTCCTGGGACCAGTTTCAAGATCCCTTCTTGGCTTGAAATCTATAAAGTCACTCAATATTTCAAGCAATTTATTCAGTGGGGATTTCTTGGGAGTTGGAGGGTTTCTGAATCTTGTTGTGTTCAACATAAGCAACAATTTCTTCAATGGCAGTATCAGTTCTCAGTTTTGCAGTTCTTCTAATGCAATTCAGATGATTGATTTGTCAATGAACCATTTCACAGGGGGGCTTGAAGGCTTAGGCAACTGCAGCTTTACATCTCTCCAGAACCTGCATGTGGATTACAATTCTCTTTCAGGCCAGCTTCCagagtttttgttttcattgcCATCTTTGGAGCAGCTCTCGATCCCCGGCAACAATTTCTCCGGCCATTTAAGCAGAAAATTGAGTAAGCTCCACAGCCTTAAAGCCTTGGTTATATTTGGAAACCGATTCAGGGGTCCAATTCCGAATGTATTTGGGAACCTTACACAACTGGAAATATTAATTGCACACTCAAATTCATTCTATGGGGTGCTGCCTTCAACCTTGGCTTTGTGCTCAAAGCTTCGAGTGCTTGATCTTCGAAACAATTCCCTAACAGGTCGTATTGACCTTAATTTCACTGGGTTGCCACATCTCTGTGCGCTTGATCTTGCCACAAATCATTTTTCTGGTTTCCTGCCAAACACACTCTCTAGTTGTAGGGAATTGAAACTCTTGAGCCTTGCTAAGAATGATTTACGAGGCCCGGTCCCTGAAAGTTTTGCAAACCTCAAATACCTTTCGGTTCTCACGTTGTCGAACAACAGTTTTGTGAACTTGACTGAGGCATTATCTGTACTGCAGCAGTGCAAAAATCTTACCACTCTTATCCTTACTAAGAATTTCCATGGAGAAGAAATTCCCAAGAATGTGAAGGGGTTTGAGAGCTTAATGATTTTCGCACTTGGGTATTGTGCACTTCGTGGCCAAATCCCATATTGGTTATTGAATTGCAAGAAGTTGCAAGTCCTTGATTTGTCGTGGAATCACTTGGATGGGAGTATCCCTCCTTGGATTGGTGAAATGGAGAATTTGTTTTACTTGGACTTCTCTAATAACTCGCTCACAGGACGAATACCGAAAAGCTTGACGGAGCTGAAGAGCCTTATCTTCACAAAATGTAACTCGTCAAATATTACTACTTCTGCAGGCATTCCACTATATGTGAAGCGAAACCAGAGTGCAAATGGTTTGCAATACAACCAGGTCTCAAGTTTCCCTCCATCAATATTCCTGAGCAATAACAGAATTAATGGGACAATTTGGCCTGAAATTGGGAAACTTAAACAGCTCCACGTCTTAGATTTGAGCAGAAACAACATTACAGGTACCATCCCTGACTCCATTTCGAACATGGGAAATTTGGAAGTTCTGGATTTATCATGCAATGACCTGCATGGGGAGATCCCTTCATCATTGAACAAGCTCACTTTCCTATCAAAGTTCAGTGTGGCTGACAATCAGTTGCGTGGAATGATTCCCACTGGGGGGCAGTTCCTAAGCTTTCCCAACTCGAGCTTTGAGGGTAACCCTGGCCTCTGTGGAGAAGTGTATATTCCTTGTGACACTGATGATACTATGGACCCGAAACCAGAGATCAGAGCAAGCTCGAATGGTAAATTTGGTCAAGGCAGTATCTTTGGAATAACAATCAGTGTAGGAGTTGGGATTGCTTTACTTCTGGCAGTTGTTTGGCTTAGAATGTCAAGGAGAGATGTGGGGGATCCAATCGTTGATCTGGATGAGGAAATCAGCCGGCCACACAGGCTATCTGAAGTGCTTGGGTCTTCAAAGCTGGTCCTGTTTCAGAATTCAGGTTGCAAGGATCTCTCAGTAGCAGACTTGTTGAAGTCAACAAACAATTTCAACCAAGCAAATATAATTGGTTGTGGTGGATTTGGTCTGGTTTACAAAGCCAATCTTCCTGATGGCACAAGGGCTGCAATCAAGAGGCTTTCTGGGGATTGCGGGCAGATGGAGCGCGAGTTTCGAGCTGAAGTGGAAGCCCTCTCAAGAGCTCAGCATAAGAATCTTGTTTCTCTTCAAGGGTATTGCCGGCATGGTAATGATAGATTGTTAATTTACTCCTACATGGAGAATGGAAGCTTGGACTATTGGCTGCATGAAAGAGTTGATGGAGGTTCATTTCTTACATGGGACACAAGAGTCAAGATTGCTCAAGGAGCAGGTCGGGGATTAGCTTACTTGCACAAGGTTTGTGAGCCAAGTGTAGTTCATCGAGACATTAAATCTAGCAACATTCTTTTGGATGAAACATTTGAAGCTCATTTAGCAGATTTTGGTCTCTCAAGGCTACTTCGGCCTTATGATACTCATGTAACAACGGATTTGGTTGGGACTTTGGGTTATATTCCTCCTGAATATAGTCAGACATTAACAGCAACCTTCAAAGGTGATGTTTACAGCTTTGGTGTTGTTCTTCTCGAGCTTCTTACTGGTAGGAGGCCTGTGGAagtatgcaaaggaaaaaattgtAGGGACTTGGTGTCATGGGTGTTTCAGATGAAATCAGAGAAGAAAGAGGAGCAGATTATGGATTCATCGGTTTGGGATAAGGATCGTGAGAAGCAGTTCTTAGAAGTGCTTGGTATTGCCTGTAGATGTATAGACCAAGATCCAAGGCAGAGACCCTCAATCGATCAAGTTGTCTCATGGCTTGATGCTGTTGGAAAGGAGGGCGTGTAA
- the LOC100246999 gene encoding uncharacterized protein LOC100246999 isoform X2: MRSGRSRDSGGMAEVRSIGVVGGGQMGSGIAQLAAVHGVDVWLHDTDAEALTRATKSISTSIQRFVSKGQLSQEVATGALQRLRCTSNLEELCSADVIIEAIVESEDAKKKLFSELDKLAKGSAILASNTSSISITRLAFATSRPCQVIGMHFMNPPPIMKLVEIVRGADTSEETFNLTKALAERFGKTVICSQDYSGFIINRVLMPMINEAFFTLYTGVATKKDIDTGMKLGTNHPMGPLELADFIGLDVCLSIMKVLHAGLGDSKYVPCPLLQQYVDAGRLGRKRGIGVYNYRKVTGATNLSSRI; the protein is encoded by the exons ATGCGAAGCGGTCGTAGCCGGGACTCGGGAGGCATGGCAGAGGTCAGGAGCATCGGAGTGGTGGGCGGCGGTCAGATGGGTTCGGGAATCGCCCAACTCGCCGCCGTGCACGGCGTCGACGTTTGGCTTCACGACACCGACGCCGAGGCTCTTACCAGAGCCACCAAATCCATCTCCACTTCCATCCAACGTTTCGTCTCCAAAGGACAGCTCTCTCAG GAAGTAGCTACTGGTGCTCTGCAACGTCTACGATGTACCTCAAATTTGGAGGAACTTTGTTCTGCAGATGTTATAATTGAAGCAATCGTTGAATCTGAGGATGccaagaaaaaattattttctgaatTAGATAAGCTTGCAAAGGGTTCTGCCATTTTAGCATCTAATACAAGTTCTATTTCCATTACTCGTCTAGCTTTTGCAACTAGCAGACCATGCCAG GTTATTGGTATGCATTTTATGAATCCTCCTCCTATTATGAAACTGGTTGAGATTGTGAGAGGTGCAGATACATCAGAAGAAACTTTTAATTTGACAAAGGCCTTGGCAGAGAG GTTTGGCAAGACTGTGATATGCTCTCAGGATTATTCTGGGTTCATCATAAACCGGGTTCTAATGCCAATGATTAATGAAGCATTTTTCACACTCTATACTGGGGTGGCAACAAAGAAGGACATTGATACAGGAATGAAGCTGGGAACAAACCATCCAATGGGTCCTTTAGAGCTTGCAGATTTCATTGGTTTGGATGTCTGTTTGTCAATAATGAAAGTTCTTCATGCTGGCCTAGGGGACAGTAAATATGTTCCCTGTCCTCTTCTCCAGCAGTATGTTGATGCAGGTCGCCTTGGGAGAAAACGAGGAATTGGGGTTTACAACTATCGTAAAGTAACAGGAGCAACCAACCTATCATCTCGAATTTGA
- the LOC100246999 gene encoding uncharacterized protein LOC100246999 isoform X1, whose protein sequence is MAEVRSIGVVGGGQMGSGIAQLAAVHGVDVWLHDTDAEALTRATKSISTSIQRFVSKGQLSQEVATGALQRLRCTSNLEELCSADVIIEAIVESEDAKKKLFSELDKLAKGSAILASNTSSISITRLAFATSRPCQVIGMHFMNPPPIMKLVEIVRGADTSEETFNLTKALAERFGKTVICSQDYSGFIINRVLMPMINEAFFTLYTGVATKKDIDTGMKLGTNHPMGPLELADFIGLDVCLSIMKVLHAGLGDSKYVPCPLLQQYVDAGRLGRKRGIGVYNYRKVTGATNLSSRI, encoded by the exons ATGGCAGAGGTCAGGAGCATCGGAGTGGTGGGCGGCGGTCAGATGGGTTCGGGAATCGCCCAACTCGCCGCCGTGCACGGCGTCGACGTTTGGCTTCACGACACCGACGCCGAGGCTCTTACCAGAGCCACCAAATCCATCTCCACTTCCATCCAACGTTTCGTCTCCAAAGGACAGCTCTCTCAG GAAGTAGCTACTGGTGCTCTGCAACGTCTACGATGTACCTCAAATTTGGAGGAACTTTGTTCTGCAGATGTTATAATTGAAGCAATCGTTGAATCTGAGGATGccaagaaaaaattattttctgaatTAGATAAGCTTGCAAAGGGTTCTGCCATTTTAGCATCTAATACAAGTTCTATTTCCATTACTCGTCTAGCTTTTGCAACTAGCAGACCATGCCAG GTTATTGGTATGCATTTTATGAATCCTCCTCCTATTATGAAACTGGTTGAGATTGTGAGAGGTGCAGATACATCAGAAGAAACTTTTAATTTGACAAAGGCCTTGGCAGAGAG GTTTGGCAAGACTGTGATATGCTCTCAGGATTATTCTGGGTTCATCATAAACCGGGTTCTAATGCCAATGATTAATGAAGCATTTTTCACACTCTATACTGGGGTGGCAACAAAGAAGGACATTGATACAGGAATGAAGCTGGGAACAAACCATCCAATGGGTCCTTTAGAGCTTGCAGATTTCATTGGTTTGGATGTCTGTTTGTCAATAATGAAAGTTCTTCATGCTGGCCTAGGGGACAGTAAATATGTTCCCTGTCCTCTTCTCCAGCAGTATGTTGATGCAGGTCGCCTTGGGAGAAAACGAGGAATTGGGGTTTACAACTATCGTAAAGTAACAGGAGCAACCAACCTATCATCTCGAATTTGA